One Pontibacter deserti genomic region harbors:
- a CDS encoding mannose-1-phosphate guanylyltransferase, producing MNNNTYVVIMAGGIGSRFWPFSRTNYPKQFHDVLGIGETMLQMTMKRFEQICPTQNIFIVTNRDYEHLVKEQLPQLSDNQILLEPIGRNTAPCIAYASYKISQINPDANLIVAPSDHVVLKQEAFNQVINTALHAAAQDDVLITLGITPSRPDTGYGYIQFIADGDQPIKKVKTFTEKPNLELAQMFLNSGDFVWNSGIFIWNVQSILRAFRQYLPEVSEIFEEGSTKYNTEEEPNFIVKAYSHCRNISIDYGIMEKVDNVYVVLSDIGWSDLGTWNSLYTISDKDEQANVVDGDVMLYDTKNCIIKTPKNRLVVLQGLEGYIVAEHDNVLMICKLEEEQKVKDFTADAKYKKGQSYI from the coding sequence ATGAACAACAACACCTATGTGGTGATAATGGCTGGCGGTATTGGCAGCCGCTTCTGGCCATTCAGCCGTACTAATTACCCTAAGCAGTTCCATGATGTGCTGGGTATAGGCGAAACTATGCTTCAGATGACCATGAAGCGTTTTGAGCAGATCTGCCCTACTCAGAACATTTTTATAGTTACCAACAGAGACTATGAACACCTGGTAAAAGAACAGCTTCCTCAGCTAAGCGATAACCAGATACTACTCGAACCGATCGGCAGGAATACGGCACCGTGTATAGCTTATGCCTCTTATAAGATATCGCAGATCAACCCTGATGCCAATCTTATAGTTGCACCATCAGACCACGTAGTGCTGAAGCAGGAAGCATTTAATCAGGTTATAAACACAGCATTGCATGCTGCTGCTCAGGATGATGTACTGATTACCTTAGGCATCACACCTAGCCGCCCTGATACTGGATATGGTTATATCCAGTTTATTGCTGATGGCGATCAACCTATTAAAAAAGTAAAAACCTTTACTGAAAAGCCAAACCTGGAGCTTGCCCAGATGTTTCTGAACAGCGGCGACTTTGTCTGGAACTCCGGAATCTTTATCTGGAATGTGCAAAGTATACTTCGTGCTTTCCGCCAGTACCTGCCCGAGGTATCAGAAATATTTGAGGAAGGCAGCACCAAGTATAACACTGAAGAAGAACCAAACTTTATAGTTAAGGCCTACTCGCATTGCCGTAACATCTCCATTGACTATGGTATTATGGAGAAAGTTGATAATGTGTATGTGGTACTCAGCGATATTGGCTGGTCTGATCTGGGCACCTGGAACTCGCTTTACACGATAAGTGACAAGGATGAACAGGCTAACGTAGTAGACGGTGACGTAATGTTGTATGATACCAAAAACTGCATCATTAAAACGCCGAAGAACCGCCTGGTAGTGCTACAAGGTTTAGAAGGCTACATTGTTGCTGAACACGACAATGTACTGATGATCTGCAAGCTGGAAGAAGAACAGAAGGTAAAGGATTTTACTGCTGACGCAAAGTATAAAAAAGGCCAGAGCTATATTTAG
- a CDS encoding KpsF/GutQ family sugar-phosphate isomerase, with product MNLLNNITQIAKKVLLSEAEAIARLADFIDEDFQNCVEAILNMKGRVVVTGIGKSANIASKIVATLNSTGTPAIFMHAADAIHGDLGMIQPEDFVICISKSGNTPEIKVLVPLLKRKGSKLAAMVSSTDSYLAESADFVLNANVEREACPNNLAPTTSTTAALALGDALAVCLLEARGFSSADFARLHPGGSLGKRLYLKVEDIYKQNQAPKVTENATLRQIIIEISSKRLGATAVVKENSDELVGIITDGDLRRMLDKYESTEGIIATDIMTASPLTIEPDHYAAEAMAIMQEKNITQLIVTDSGKFEGFVHLHDLLKEGLV from the coding sequence TTGAATCTACTTAATAATATAACTCAAATAGCAAAAAAAGTCTTACTATCTGAAGCGGAAGCTATCGCCAGGCTGGCAGATTTTATCGACGAAGACTTTCAGAATTGCGTCGAAGCTATTTTGAACATGAAAGGGCGCGTAGTGGTAACCGGTATCGGAAAGAGTGCAAACATCGCTTCTAAGATCGTAGCCACACTTAATTCTACGGGTACGCCTGCTATCTTTATGCATGCCGCCGATGCTATTCATGGCGACCTGGGCATGATCCAGCCCGAAGACTTTGTGATCTGCATCTCTAAAAGTGGTAATACTCCCGAGATAAAAGTGCTGGTTCCGTTGCTTAAGCGTAAAGGTTCTAAGCTTGCCGCCATGGTTTCGAGCACAGACTCTTACCTTGCCGAAAGTGCTGATTTTGTACTGAATGCTAATGTAGAACGCGAGGCCTGCCCTAACAACCTGGCTCCTACAACCAGTACTACAGCGGCCCTTGCTCTTGGCGATGCACTGGCTGTTTGCTTACTGGAAGCACGCGGGTTCAGCAGCGCTGATTTTGCGCGCCTGCATCCGGGCGGCTCGCTGGGTAAACGCTTATACTTGAAAGTAGAAGATATTTACAAGCAGAACCAGGCACCTAAGGTTACAGAGAACGCCACACTACGCCAGATTATTATTGAAATATCTTCTAAAAGACTGGGTGCTACGGCTGTAGTAAAAGAAAATTCAGATGAACTCGTTGGAATCATAACCGATGGCGACCTTCGCCGTATGTTGGACAAATATGAATCAACAGAAGGTATAATAGCTACAGATATTATGACCGCCTCCCCGCTAACTATAGAACCGGACCACTACGCCGCCGAAGCTATGGCCATTATGCAGGAGAAAAACATAACACAATTAATCGTAACCGACTCCGGAAAATTTGAAGGTTTTGTGCACCTGCACGACCTCCTGAAAGAAGGACTTGTATAA